One genomic window of Ottowia oryzae includes the following:
- the glyQ gene encoding glycine--tRNA ligase subunit alpha, with protein MLTFQQIILTLQQYWGAQGCALLQPYDMEVGAGTSHTATFLRAIGPEPWKAAYVQPSRRPKDGRYGENPNRGQHYYQFQVVLKPAPSNILELYLGSLEALGFDLKRNDIRFVEDDWENPTLGAWGLGWEVWLNGMEVTQFTYFQQVGGIDCKPATGEITYGLERLAMYLQGVESMFDLVWTTDGDGRQLTYGDVFHQNEVEQSAYNFEHSDADFLFTAFAAHEKQAKHLMEAQLALPAYEQVLKAAHSFNLLDARGAISVTERAAYIGRIRNLARAVAQSYYDSRERLGFPMAPREWVAQIEPKKAA; from the coding sequence ATGCTGACCTTCCAACAAATCATCCTCACCCTCCAGCAATACTGGGGCGCCCAGGGCTGCGCGCTTTTGCAGCCGTACGACATGGAGGTGGGCGCCGGTACGTCGCATACTGCTACGTTTTTAAGAGCGATCGGCCCTGAGCCCTGGAAGGCCGCCTACGTGCAGCCCAGCCGTCGCCCCAAGGACGGCCGCTATGGCGAGAACCCCAACCGCGGCCAGCATTACTACCAGTTCCAGGTGGTGCTCAAGCCCGCGCCCAGCAACATCCTGGAGCTGTACCTGGGCAGCCTGGAAGCGCTGGGGTTTGACCTGAAGAGGAACGACATCCGTTTTGTCGAAGACGATTGGGAAAACCCCACGCTGGGCGCCTGGGGCCTGGGCTGGGAGGTCTGGCTCAACGGCATGGAAGTGACGCAATTCACCTACTTCCAGCAGGTGGGCGGCATCGACTGCAAGCCCGCCACCGGCGAAATCACCTACGGGCTGGAGCGCCTGGCCATGTACTTGCAGGGTGTTGAAAGCATGTTTGACTTGGTCTGGACCACCGACGGCGACGGCCGCCAGCTGACCTATGGCGACGTGTTCCACCAAAACGAGGTGGAACAGTCCGCCTACAACTTCGAGCACAGCGACGCCGACTTTTTGTTCACCGCCTTCGCCGCGCATGAAAAGCAGGCCAAGCACCTGATGGAGGCGCAACTGGCGCTGCCCGCGTACGAGCAGGTGCTCAAGGCCGCGCACAGCTTCAACCTGCTGGACGCGCGCGGCGCCATCAGCGTGACCGAACGCGCCGCCTACATCGGGCGCATCCGCAACCTGGCGCGCGCCGTGGCGCAAAGCTATTACGACAGCCGCGAACGCCTGGGTTTCCCCATGGCGCCGCGCGAATGGGTTGCACAGATTGAACCGAAGAAGGCCGCTTGA